From Proteiniborus sp. MB09-C3, the proteins below share one genomic window:
- a CDS encoding ATP-binding cassette domain-containing protein, translating to MGTVLEVNSLKKSFGERVLFNDLSFKVEEGSFVGFVGKSGSGKSTLLNILGLLDKHTSGDYILLGNKNISIKSRLAQQMLRKEIGYMFQNYALLENETVESNLKIGMRYGKYDNRKSAIDQTLEEIQLTGVKNRKVHTLSGGEQQRIALGRLLLKPCSIVLADEPTGNLDKTNKYLVMDLFQTLRNKGKTVLVVTHDLDLLPRFDVVFNLDDIN from the coding sequence ATGGGAACAGTTCTAGAAGTAAACAGTTTAAAGAAAAGTTTTGGAGAAAGAGTACTTTTTAACGATTTAAGCTTTAAGGTGGAAGAGGGAAGCTTTGTAGGATTTGTCGGGAAATCTGGTTCGGGGAAAAGTACATTGCTTAATATACTTGGTTTGTTGGACAAGCATACAAGTGGAGACTATATCCTTTTAGGAAATAAAAACATCTCAATAAAATCCAGATTGGCACAACAGATGTTAAGAAAAGAAATAGGATATATGTTTCAAAATTATGCTCTGTTAGAAAATGAGACTGTCGAATCGAACCTAAAGATTGGGATGCGATACGGAAAATATGATAATAGGAAATCAGCTATAGATCAAACCTTAGAGGAAATACAGCTAACAGGTGTTAAAAACAGGAAGGTCCATACTCTCTCAGGAGGCGAACAACAGAGGATTGCATTAGGCAGACTACTTTTGAAGCCATGCAGTATAGTGCTGGCGGATGAGCCTACAGGAAATCTTGATAAGACAAATAAGTATTTAGTAATGGATTTATTTCAAACCCTTCGAAATAAAGGAAAAACTGTATTGGTAGTTACCCATGATTTAGATTTACTACCAAGATTTGATGTAGTATTTAATCTTGATGACATAAATTAG
- a CDS encoding ABC-2 transporter permease yields MLYIIYKDIYQARKTILLYFMIGLVFIMSTIRNDMGIFMSVGFIFMMVYGVTARNEYAEDKNKGYSLLRTLPLKPYKIVMSKYITALLLAIAGMLYYLVLARFTNGKIVFDSTLSLALSVGVSLALIFTGILYTFIFRYGAAKAINLSRLFFFGFFFLPVIISSLAKYIPKPSFIESGKLEMFLESISLDLTGWSFLLLGIAFAIYLLTMLASINQFKKNKIM; encoded by the coding sequence ATGTTATATATAATATATAAAGACATTTATCAAGCTAGGAAGACTATATTGCTTTATTTTATGATAGGATTGGTTTTTATTATGTCAACTATTCGTAATGACATGGGAATCTTTATGTCTGTAGGGTTTATTTTTATGATGGTTTATGGTGTAACAGCACGAAATGAATATGCAGAGGATAAAAATAAAGGATATTCATTATTGAGGACTCTTCCCTTAAAGCCATATAAAATTGTAATGAGTAAATACATCACAGCCCTTTTATTAGCAATTGCTGGAATGCTATATTACCTTGTCCTAGCAAGATTTACAAATGGCAAAATAGTATTTGACAGCACTCTTAGCTTGGCTCTATCGGTTGGAGTAAGCCTTGCTTTAATATTTACAGGAATTTTGTATACATTTATTTTTAGATACGGAGCAGCAAAGGCTATTAATTTATCAAGGCTTTTCTTTTTCGGATTCTTCTTTTTGCCTGTTATCATTTCGTCATTGGCTAAATATATTCCAAAGCCAAGCTTTATTGAATCAGGTAAGCTAGAGATGTTTTTAGAAAGTATCTCACTAGACCTAACTGGATGGAGTTTTTTGCTATTAGGTATAGCATTTGCCATATACTTATTGACAATGCTAGCGAGCATAAACCAATTTAAAAAGAACAAAATAATGTAA
- a CDS encoding ABC transporter ATP-binding protein: protein MGNILEISNLRKEYKEFTLKDISLTLPRGYIMGLVGPNGAGKSTTIKAIMNLINYDSGKIKLFGLDYKSSEEEIKNKIGYVGEEQFFYEDMSVKWMEKFISQHYRQWDRDEFYTLIERFNVSSTKKVQELSKGMRVKLALALALAHNPELLILDEPTSGLDPVIRSEILKILLEVIRDENKSVLFSTHITEDIEKVADYVTFLIDGKIVLSATKDELLEKWKTIHIKNGYEINDIKNKLLGIEKNFFGISGLTDKSEEMKSTLKPYIDKDIIRIENTSIDQILISLVKGEN from the coding sequence ATGGGTAATATTTTAGAGATATCAAACTTAAGGAAGGAATATAAAGAATTTACTTTAAAGGACATTTCTTTAACTCTTCCAAGGGGCTATATAATGGGATTAGTTGGGCCTAATGGTGCAGGAAAATCCACAACAATTAAAGCCATTATGAATCTAATAAACTATGATAGTGGGAAGATAAAGCTATTTGGTCTTGATTACAAAAGCTCAGAAGAAGAGATTAAAAATAAAATAGGGTATGTAGGAGAGGAACAGTTTTTCTATGAAGATATGAGTGTAAAATGGATGGAAAAATTTATTTCTCAACACTATAGACAATGGGATAGAGATGAATTCTATACTCTTATTGAAAGGTTTAATGTAAGTAGCACCAAAAAGGTTCAAGAGCTTTCAAAGGGAATGAGAGTAAAGCTTGCTTTAGCCCTCGCACTGGCTCACAATCCTGAGCTTTTAATATTAGATGAGCCTACATCAGGACTAGATCCAGTAATCAGAAGTGAAATTCTAAAAATTCTTTTAGAAGTAATACGGGATGAGAATAAGTCAGTATTGTTCTCGACTCATATAACAGAAGATATTGAAAAGGTAGCAGATTACGTAACATTTTTAATAGATGGTAAAATAGTGCTTTCTGCTACAAAAGATGAACTATTGGAAAAATGGAAAACTATACACATAAAAAATGGATATGAGATAAATGACATAAAGAATAAGCTTTTAGGAATAGAGAAAAATTTCTTTGGGATTTCAGGATTAACAGATAAAAGCGAAGAGATGAAAAGCACACTAAAGCCCTATATAGATAAGGATATTATAAGGATTGAAAACACAAGTATAGACCAAATATTAATATCATTAGTAAAGGGGGAAAATTAA
- a CDS encoding GntR family transcriptional regulator, which translates to MFITLSNTNPDPLYKQVKDQIIHAIVTGDLKKDELLPSIRTMANELKISVITIKRAYADLENEGYITTRPGLGSFVTPINKDNLRNEKISEIRINLKEILDEAAKYYIEVEDIIKILKELKEER; encoded by the coding sequence ATGTTTATAACCTTGTCTAATACTAATCCAGACCCTTTATACAAACAGGTAAAAGATCAGATAATTCATGCAATAGTCACAGGAGATTTAAAGAAAGATGAGCTTTTACCTTCTATAAGGACTATGGCGAATGAGCTTAAAATAAGTGTGATTACAATCAAGAGAGCCTATGCAGATCTAGAAAACGAAGGCTACATAACAACAAGACCTGGATTGGGCTCCTTTGTAACTCCAATAAATAAAGATAATCTAAGAAATGAAAAAATTAGTGAGATAAGGATAAATCTTAAAGAGATACTAGATGAAGCTGCAAAATACTATATTGAAGTAGAAGACATTATAAAAATATTAAAAGAATTAAAGGAGGAAAGATAA
- a CDS encoding DUF2164 domain-containing protein, producing MSNKIILSKEKKEKMIAAIIDYFAKEREEEMGYLAATLILDFFIEKLGPEFYNQGVYDSYRRMSEMVEDLLEIQKY from the coding sequence ATGAGCAATAAAATCATATTAAGCAAGGAAAAAAAGGAAAAGATGATTGCAGCAATTATAGATTATTTTGCCAAGGAAAGAGAAGAAGAAATGGGTTACCTAGCAGCAACTTTAATTCTAGATTTTTTTATAGAGAAGCTAGGACCAGAATTCTATAACCAAGGAGTTTATGATTCATATAGACGAATGAGTGAAATGGTAGAAGATTTGTTAGAAATTCAGAAATATTAG
- a CDS encoding metallophosphoesterase: MVSKRVLLSISIGLCFIMLSGCMKKATFSSPSYEIVSGEELTFFIVSDPHYISKRTYDENEAFENFCCSNDGKLLNYADEIMDTFIWEVSNKRPDFLIVSGDLSCNGEKESHLDFAKKLEDIENQGTCVYVIPGNHDIDNPWAGNYIGKEPCKAESITTQDFSEIYNSFGYDEAISRDEHSLSYLVMPSKDLWLLMLDSTKKNDSRFSNAPEINGMISPETLKWIEQCSVMAKENNAQLIASMHHSLLPHNSVINKGYVIDNSLEVINVFQELGIEVVLTGHIHLQSIKSHIVDDYRLYDIATGSILAYPNLYGELKYCPNSGFEYNSHRIDVENWALNNKIEDENMSNFNDYSLDYFENRSFEKYYAAIAEKLSDAEKDYFEIMAKTVAKLNLGYFKGLRNAELVSTVSSTEYNMLISTLPD; encoded by the coding sequence ATGGTTTCTAAAAGGGTTTTATTAAGCATTTCGATCGGTTTATGCTTTATTATGCTATCAGGTTGCATGAAAAAAGCAACATTTTCTTCGCCTAGCTATGAAATTGTCTCAGGAGAGGAATTAACTTTTTTTATAGTTTCAGATCCCCATTATATTTCCAAAAGAACATATGACGAAAATGAAGCCTTTGAAAATTTTTGTTGCTCCAATGATGGCAAATTGCTTAACTATGCAGACGAAATAATGGATACTTTTATATGGGAAGTAAGCAATAAGAGACCAGATTTTTTAATTGTAAGCGGTGACCTATCCTGTAATGGCGAGAAAGAAAGTCATTTAGATTTTGCTAAGAAACTAGAAGATATAGAAAATCAAGGTACCTGTGTTTACGTAATCCCAGGAAATCATGACATAGATAATCCATGGGCAGGGAATTATATTGGTAAAGAGCCATGTAAAGCTGAATCTATTACCACTCAAGATTTTTCTGAAATATACAATTCTTTTGGTTATGATGAAGCTATTTCTAGAGATGAACATTCATTAAGCTACCTTGTGATGCCATCGAAGGATCTTTGGCTGCTCATGCTTGATTCAACCAAAAAAAATGATTCAAGATTTTCAAATGCACCTGAAATAAATGGAATGATTTCCCCTGAAACTCTTAAGTGGATAGAGCAGTGTTCAGTCATGGCTAAAGAAAACAATGCCCAATTGATAGCTTCTATGCATCATAGCTTGTTACCTCATAATTCAGTAATCAATAAGGGTTATGTAATAGATAATAGCCTGGAGGTAATAAATGTATTTCAAGAGTTGGGAATTGAAGTAGTTCTCACAGGTCACATTCATTTGCAGAGCATAAAAAGCCATATAGTAGATGACTACAGATTATATGACATTGCTACAGGAAGTATACTTGCCTATCCTAATCTATATGGAGAACTAAAATATTGTCCTAACAGTGGATTCGAATACAATTCACACAGAATTGATGTAGAAAATTGGGCTTTAAATAATAAAATAGAAGATGAAAATATGTCAAACTTTAATGACTATTCACTAGATTATTTTGAAAATAGATCATTTGAAAAATATTATGCTGCCATAGCAGAGAAATTAAGTGATGCTGAAAAAGATTACTTTGAAATCATGGCAAAGACAGTCGCCAAATTAAATTTAGGATATTTTAAGGGTCTTAGAAATGCCGAATTGGTTAGTACAGTTAGTAGTACGGAATACAATATGTTAATAAGTACCTTGCCAGACTGA
- a CDS encoding iron-containing alcohol dehydrogenase — translation MLNFNYSIPTKIFFGKDQIQVLGKEIKEYGSKVLIAYGGGSIKKTGVYDKVISILKEESIPFWELSGIEPNPRIESVREGIRICRENDIDFILPVGGGSSIDCAKVIAAGFYYEGDPWDLVIRKAKIEKVLPIASVLTLSATGSEMDAGAVITNPETKQKLGIGHPDMAPKFSILDPTYTYTVPASQTAAGTADIMSHVLESYFSNNKDAFVQDKIAEGLLKTCIKYGPIAIKEPDNYEARANLMWASSLAINGLIRYGKEAIWSVHPLQHELGAYYDITHGVGLAVLTPFWMRHVLDDTNVDKFVEYGKNVWNIESDKYDYDIANEAIDKTQEFFSSLGIPSTLRELGIGEENLEKMAKAVTDYNGGAVGSYKPLSYNDVLEIYKSAL, via the coding sequence ATGCTTAATTTTAATTATTCTATACCAACTAAAATTTTCTTTGGAAAAGACCAAATCCAAGTATTGGGAAAAGAAATTAAAGAATATGGCTCAAAGGTTTTAATTGCATATGGAGGAGGCAGTATAAAGAAAACAGGTGTTTATGACAAGGTTATAAGCATATTAAAGGAAGAAAGCATACCATTCTGGGAGTTAAGCGGGATAGAGCCTAATCCAAGGATAGAAAGTGTAAGAGAAGGAATTAGGATATGTAGGGAAAATGATATAGACTTTATATTACCTGTAGGAGGCGGAAGCTCCATAGACTGTGCAAAGGTAATAGCCGCTGGTTTCTATTACGAAGGTGATCCATGGGATTTAGTTATTAGGAAAGCTAAAATAGAAAAAGTACTTCCAATAGCCTCTGTACTTACATTATCTGCTACAGGATCAGAAATGGATGCAGGAGCAGTAATTACAAATCCAGAGACTAAGCAGAAATTAGGAATAGGCCATCCTGATATGGCACCTAAGTTTTCTATACTGGACCCAACTTACACATATACAGTACCAGCAAGTCAAACGGCAGCAGGAACAGCTGATATAATGAGCCACGTGCTAGAGTCTTATTTTAGTAACAATAAAGATGCATTTGTACAAGACAAAATAGCAGAGGGACTATTGAAAACCTGTATTAAATATGGGCCGATTGCTATTAAAGAACCAGATAACTATGAAGCAAGAGCCAATCTTATGTGGGCATCAAGTCTTGCCATAAATGGACTAATAAGATATGGAAAAGAAGCAATCTGGAGCGTTCATCCTTTACAGCATGAATTAGGAGCTTATTATGATATTACACATGGTGTAGGCTTAGCAGTATTGACACCTTTCTGGATGAGACATGTTTTAGACGATACAAATGTAGATAAGTTTGTTGAATACGGCAAAAATGTATGGAATATTGAGAGTGATAAATACGATTATGATATAGCAAATGAAGCCATAGACAAAACTCAAGAATTTTTCTCATCTTTAGGCATACCGTCAACCTTAAGGGAGCTTGGAATAGGAGAAGAAAATCTAGAAAAAATGGCTAAGGCAGTAACAGACTATAATGGAGGAGCAGTAGGCTCATATAAACCTTTAAGCTATAATGATGTACTTGAGATATACAAATCAGCTTTATAA
- a CDS encoding DUF2935 domain-containing protein, translating to MLSSIDFIRQSLEIHLFFVRIMKEHSFFLEIGFTPRDINFTQQADAFRVEFDRLLGEVILLSNGVVSQSVIESGEVVTPYTLNAERASSYFTGVQIQTSLTQAEIELMGGEFMMFSPALEQAVYNLNQKTMILLTALIDFKATVLSNVLSCNMFTVNYPLLIDHIMREAKLYLRMIARLQNRERINVEKEIYEQELFWNRIMAEHSKFIRGLLDPTEDALFNAANNFGKEFDQLTEDVKKTLDKAIPISKVTDESTEATKRIRDFNAQGTQGLIECKIRSIIIPLLGDHVLRESNHYLRLLRKFQQVGK from the coding sequence TTGCTATCAAGTATTGATTTTATAAGACAATCTCTTGAAATACATCTTTTTTTTGTTAGAATAATGAAAGAACATTCATTTTTTCTCGAAATAGGATTTACACCAAGGGATATAAATTTTACCCAACAAGCAGATGCATTTCGGGTAGAATTTGATAGACTTTTAGGAGAGGTTATTTTGCTTTCAAATGGAGTTGTTAGCCAAAGCGTCATTGAATCAGGTGAGGTTGTAACTCCATATACACTAAATGCTGAGAGGGCATCATCATATTTTACAGGGGTACAGATTCAAACTAGTCTCACACAAGCAGAAATTGAATTAATGGGCGGAGAATTTATGATGTTTAGTCCAGCGTTAGAACAAGCAGTGTACAATCTTAATCAAAAAACAATGATTTTGTTAACAGCTTTAATAGATTTTAAGGCTACTGTTTTATCAAATGTATTGTCTTGCAATATGTTTACAGTTAATTATCCATTGTTAATCGATCACATCATGAGAGAAGCAAAATTATATTTACGAATGATTGCAAGACTTCAAAATAGAGAACGAATTAACGTGGAAAAAGAGATTTATGAGCAGGAGCTATTTTGGAATAGAATTATGGCTGAACATTCAAAGTTTATTCGAGGATTACTTGACCCAACGGAGGATGCTCTATTTAATGCGGCAAATAATTTTGGTAAAGAATTTGATCAATTAACAGAAGACGTTAAAAAAACCCTGGATAAAGCTATACCAATTTCAAAAGTTACAGATGAAAGCACTGAAGCTACAAAAAGGATCCGTGACTTTAATGCTCAAGGGACTCAAGGGTTAATTGAATGTAAGATCAGGTCGATAATAATACCTTTGCTAGGAGATCATGTTCTTCGTGAATCTAATCATTACTTACGTCTGTTAAGAAAGTTTCAGCAAGTGGGCAAATAA